Part of the Cytophagia bacterium CHB2 genome, CGGGCCATCGAGAAAGAAAATAAAAGACGAAAATCCTGCAATCCGCGACTGCCGGTCTATCGAAATCAATGGAAACTTGTGATTAGTCTCATGAAAGAGTTTGGTTCAAGCAACATAAATACACCCTACTTCACGCCTTCAGTCGATTCTGTGCGACAGCTTGCTTATCGGTATCGGTGTCGTACTAAACGGCAGGCATCCAAAAGACGAAAGTGACTATGCCATTTAACCACGCGAACGCTCGATATGAAATCAAATTCCAAAGGCTACTCAGCGGCGGAAATTAATTGGGCCCGGAAGCTTTATGACGATGGGGTTCTTCCTGATGATGCCCCTTCTTTTGCGAGAAAGGTGTTGCGAGTCGTCAATGAAATAATGCCAAATCCCTTACCTGAACATCTCCTTCGAGGATTGGCAGAGCCTCAGTTGAGGAGTGACGAGCAAATTTTTAGCAGCGCTCGTGATCAATTGATGAAGATTAAACAAAATCTTTCTCCAGTTGGAATTCGCGTCTCGTTTGATCCATTGAAAAATGAGATCGGTGAAATCGAGAAATCAGGAATTCGCAAGAAGGGCATCGTGTTTCGAGAGAAAAGAAGGGATGAGTTGTTAGACGAACTACATCTTCACTTGGATGGTGCCTTACGCACGCTCGATGCAATTATTCAACATTCGAAGACGGAATTCGGCAAGTTGACAGAGGATCTGAGCCACAAAATAAAAGTGGCGCTCGCGCGCTCTGTCTGGGAATTGAAAAGGCTAGTCGAGAGAGAAGCAAGCAGGCGTAAACAGAAGGGGCTGCGTGTTGCGCAATTCAGAAACGAGTGGAAGGTTGTGAGTGAATTATTTGTTTCACTTTATTCAGACAAACTTGAGAAATGCGCTGAGTCTTTGCCTTACTATGTGAAGCAATTCCACCCGGCATTGGAAGTCATTCGGTCGCAATATTTGCGGCGTGATCCAGGCACGCTGCGTCGCTTTGCTTATCGCTACGGTAAGAAATCTCGCAATAAACGAATGTCTGAACACAAGCAAAAGAAGCGTTGATCAACTGGCAAGTGTCACTTTCGAGGCCCAAATAGGTTCCTATTTGGGCTTTTTTGTTTTAAAGGTGTGACAAGAGCAAAACGAAAATCTATCGAGAGTTGTCACAGGCAAGGAGAAAATTTTCTTCTTAGATTTCTGCCCATGAAAAATCTCAATCTAAAATTTTCTCGACTTCGCGCCGGCCTTACGCAACTTCGGCTTTCAGAGCTTTCTGGCGTGCCTTTGTCAAGGGTTTCAAAGATCGAAGCGGGCTACGCCACCGCGTATTTGGATGAGCTTGAGGCATTTGCACGTGTGCTTGGTGTTACACCAAAGAGCCTTTTGACAACGAGCAAAAAGAATCAAATGATGGCGGTAGATGCGCTGGATAAAGTCGAGAGAGGAGTACAATGATTGAATATTCCTCAAGGGCTTATGAGTCTGCGGGGCCACCACCGTTTGCCGAGGACGCTGAAAAAGCGTTGCTGGGCGCGGTTTTGATGAACAATGAGGCTCTCAAGAAGTTGACAAGCACGCTGAGGTCTTCTGATTTCTACGTGCCGGCACATCAGAAGGTTTTTTACGCCATCGTGGAGCTTGCCAACAGGAAGATTGCCGTTGACGCTATCACTCTGGCTGATGAATTATCTCGGCGGGGACAATTGGATGAAATTGGAGGGCGTCCTTTCCTTTCTGATTTAGTGAATGGCGTTATTTCATCGGCAAACGTTGAAGTTCACACCAGCATCATTCTTGAGAAAGCGAGAAAACGGCGTCGAATTGAGCTACTGCATCGGGGGATTGAGCTATCAAGAAACGGCTCGACGGAGGAAGAGTTTTCGAGTCTCCTCGCTGATTTGCAAAACACTCGTTATAAATCAGTTTCAAAGGAATATTTTATGGATGCGATGCCTCCAAAAAATCTTGAAATCGAAACTCTTGTTCCCAATTTCGCCTTTGCAGGCTGTGTGACTTTGGTCGCCGGCAAAAGCGGTACAATGAAATCGTTGATGTCGCAATGGCTGTTGAACAAAGCGGGAATTCCAAGCCTGTACGTTGTTGATTTTGATCTTTCCAATCATGCGTTTCACGTGCGGCAAAATGCGATGCAAAATAAGTGCGTCGTTCCTGTTGCTGTCAATCCCGACGCAAGCTTTGACCCCACCTTCGGTTCTGAACGGTTCTGGCAAGGGTTAGGGGAGAAGGTAAAGCAACATCATGCGCGGGTTGTTGTGTTTGATACGGTTCTTGATTTTCTAAGTGGGGAATACAATCGCGCAGGTGACTTAAATTTTCCCCTTCAAAAATGTCGGGAATTCGCAGCAAGGAATAATGTCGCGGAGGTTTGGATAACTCATACCAAGAAGACGGCGTGGGATCGCGATGAATTGACGCTTGCGGATGTTTCCGATTCTCGCGTGCTCGTGACGAAAAGCGACCTTGTCTTGCTGTTTCAAACGGCTCAAAGCGCGCGAAAACCTGGTGCATTTCTTCTCAAAGTTGGCATGGCGAAGAACCGGCTTGGAAAACTGTCGGACGCAATCACTTATCGGGTTGATACTCCAGAAAGTGACGCTTTGGGGCATTTCGATTTCATTGAGTCAAATGAGACGTTTCCACGAAGAATGTCTGCTGCGGTGGCTGGTGCAATTGTCGATCTTGAGGATTTACTACGTGATGGCCCACGCCCAGCAAAAGATATTGAAGAGCAGATGAAAGCTAAAGAACACAGCCCGAAGATCATTCGTTCTGCGCGAGAGGAGATTTGCAAAAAGCCGGTGAAAGTTGGTGACATATGGTTTTGGGAACTCAAGTAGGTTTCAACTTGCCCATTTTGCTGCTGCTATAGAGTTGACATTTGGGCAAGTTGACGGAAGCAAGCGAGTGAATACTGATAATCTACTGAATTACCACGAACTTGCCCAACTTGCCCATTTTGCCAGACGGTTTGACGACAGGAAACAACTGTGGAGCCGTTTTCAGCCGTTTTCATCGGCAACCAAAACGGAGCATTGAAAAACCATGAAGAGCAAACACAGGAGTAGTAACGGCCGTTTTCTTCCCGGCAACTCCGGCGGGCCGGGCCGGCCTTCAAAACCATTTCGGAAAGCCTATTGGGATGCAACCAGTGAAGAAGTCACCGTTAACGATTGGCGAGCGATTGTAAGGCAAGCGAAGGTTGACGCGCTTGGCTATGAAATGCAGGGCAAAAAGAGAGAAACGATCAAGGATTCAACGCCACAAACACGGCACCAGGCACGCATGTTTCTTGCCCTCTACTTGCTTGGCAGGCCAGCGCAAGTTACCTGGGTGCTGGAGTCCGAAGTTGCATTTGGAGAAGCAGCGGAAATGCTGCGACTGAAGGCGCAAGAGATTGGCGTTGAGGTTGAAGGTGACCCGGCGCTTCAGGCGATCATACAATCGTTAGAGCAACAGGCCGGCACAGCACGCGAGCGGAGATTGGCAAAGATTTCGTCAAACGGTCACACACGAAGAAGGCCAGTATCCTGAGCGAAATGGCATATTTGTATGTGGTGAAATGCGCCGGAAGGGGCGTTAAGTTGTTCATGAATGCTGTTCTACGCTGCTGCTAACTGAATGAAAAACAAAAAGAAGAAGGGCGAGACTATCCCCTCGCCTGAGAAAAAACGCTCGATCCGGCTCCGGTCGGTCTCGGACGTGAATCGGCTTTTGGCCAAAATCATCAATGACTTGTTGCGGAATGAGACGGAGGAATCGAAGGCAAGCAAGATAGGGTATCTCTGCAATATCATGATCAAATCGTTCGAAGTTTCGGATATAGAGAAACGAATAACCGTTTTGGAACAACGTCACAGCGCAGAAAAAGTAGGTCATGAGCCACAGGACGCGATTAGAGAAGCTCGAAAAACGAGTGTCGCCTAACATTCATTTCCGAATTATCCTGCCGTATGATGGCCCACTCGAGGAGTATGACGTTGGAGAGGCGGAAAGAAACGCTTCTCTCAGCGGCATCTTGATCAAGCCAATGCCAATGGATTTGGATGAATACTACTCATTCTTGCTGAAGCACGTCGCAACGAGCAATGACGACAAGAGCGCATAAGGAATCATAGAAAGCATTTGAAGAGCCAGAAACGACAGAATCAGCTTGAGTGTCATGAGCGGCTGTCCGCTGAGACATTCGAGAAGCCGGCGCGGTTGCGAGGTGGGCGCGGCTTGCCTGCGGATGCGGATTTCTTGCGGCAGACGGCTTCATTCTGGCAACAAAAGACCGGCGTGGCATTCTCACAAGAAGAAGCGCGCGAAACGGTTGAAAATCTTGCCGGCTTCTTCCGAGTCCTGGCCGAGTGGGAGAATGCCGAAAACTCAAAGAAAAAATAGTGACCTGGCAAATTTGTTGTTGACATTGAAAAGTAACTTGGCTATTTTGTCACATGAAAGGGATTTCACTGATTGGCACAAAGGTCGAGCATGGCTAGACAAAAGACGGATAAGCAAAAGTTGCGGATGATCCACGTTCGCATTACAGACGATTTGCATAAGCGCCTGAGAATTAAAGCGGCGGAACTGGACACGACGATACAAGATTGGGTGGGCGAATTGATCGCGCGGGAATTGGAAAAGAAGACAAAATAATTCGAGCCGAGATTTGAGCGAGCAGCCACAAAAAGCGGTGATTTATGCGCGGGTTTCGAGCAAAGAACAGGAAAAGGAAGGATATTCGATCCCGGCTCAACTCAAGCTTCTGCGTGATTATGCCATGCAAAAAGGCTTTTCGGTAGTCCAGGAATACGAGGACGTTGAAACGGCAAAACACGCCGGTCGCACCAATTTTACCGAAATGGCAAAGTTTCTGAAAGCGGAAAGCAAAAAAGGCGAATCGGCGAACAGGTGCAGAGCCATATTGGTTGAAAAAACAGATCGTCTGTATCGAAATCTAAAAGATTGGGTGATATTAGACGAGCTTGTCGTAGAAATTCATTTTGTCAAAGAAAACTTTGTGTTGTCTGAGGATTCGCGTTCGTCGGAAAAACTCATGCACGGCATTAAAGTTCTCATGGCAAAAAACTACATCGACAATCTTTCGGAAGAAACGAAAAAGGGTATGGCGGAGAAAGCGGCACAGGGCGTTTACCCCGGCGGTGCCCCGCTTGGCTATTTGAACACTCAGGCCGAGGGCAAACGCATCATTCAGTTGAATCCCGAG contains:
- a CDS encoding helix-turn-helix transcriptional regulator, translating into MKNLNLKFSRLRAGLTQLRLSELSGVPLSRVSKIEAGYATAYLDELEAFARVLGVTPKSLLTTSKKNQMMAVDALDKVERGVQ
- a CDS encoding toxin-antitoxin system HicB family antitoxin, whose amino-acid sequence is MARQKTDKQKLRMIHVRITDDLHKRLRIKAAELDTTIQDWVGELIARELEKKTK